One stretch of Methylopila sp. 73B DNA includes these proteins:
- the mepA gene encoding penicillin-insensitive murein endopeptidase: MTLKITLAAAALFACAAGAAFAQDVTPPGFRLPPMPPITATTPAKELFGRVTRPSTGRERSIGFYSKGCLASASMLPLSGPTWQVMRPSRDRFYGRLTLVSFIQRFSKRVASNTSWPGVLVGDMSQPRGGPMIKGHASHQIGLDVDIWLRPMPNQELTTAQRETLMSTNVVAENRIDMNRFWTANHMQVLKDAALDPQVERILVNPAIKRAVCRDARGDRGWLQKVRPQWGHDYHFHVRLGCPAGEASCKPQADVIPGDGCGKPLDWWFTPGRLFPTQPKIPPKPRPPMTLKDMPPDCAAVIREP, encoded by the coding sequence ATGACGCTGAAGATCACTCTCGCCGCAGCCGCGCTCTTCGCCTGCGCCGCCGGCGCGGCCTTTGCGCAGGACGTGACGCCGCCCGGCTTCCGCCTGCCGCCGATGCCGCCGATCACCGCGACGACGCCCGCGAAGGAGCTGTTCGGCCGGGTGACGCGCCCGAGCACGGGGCGCGAGCGGTCGATCGGCTTCTACTCCAAGGGCTGTCTCGCGAGCGCCTCCATGCTGCCGCTGAGCGGCCCGACCTGGCAGGTGATGCGGCCCTCGCGCGACCGGTTCTACGGCCGGCTGACGCTGGTGAGCTTCATCCAGCGGTTTTCGAAGCGGGTCGCCTCGAACACCTCCTGGCCGGGGGTGCTGGTCGGCGACATGTCGCAGCCGCGCGGCGGGCCCATGATCAAGGGCCACGCCTCGCACCAGATCGGCCTCGACGTGGACATCTGGCTGCGGCCGATGCCGAACCAGGAACTGACGACGGCGCAGCGCGAGACGCTGATGTCCACCAACGTCGTCGCCGAGAACCGGATCGACATGAACCGCTTCTGGACCGCGAACCACATGCAGGTGCTGAAAGACGCGGCGCTCGACCCGCAGGTGGAGCGCATCCTGGTCAACCCGGCGATCAAGCGCGCGGTGTGCCGCGACGCGCGCGGCGACCGCGGCTGGCTGCAGAAGGTGCGCCCGCAGTGGGGCCACGACTACCACTTCCACGTGCGGCTGGGCTGCCCCGCGGGCGAGGCCTCCTGCAAGCCGCAGGCGGACGTGATCCCCGGCGACGGCTGCGGCAAGCCGCTGGATTGGTGGTTCACGCCCGGCCGCCTGTTCCCGACGCAGCCGAAGATCCCGCCAAAGCCGCGCCCCCCGATGACGCTGAAGGACATGCCGCCGGACTGCGCGGCCGTCATCCGCGAGCCGTGA
- a CDS encoding YifB family Mg chelatase-like AAA ATPase encodes MVVWVSTVAFEGIDARAVDVQVQVAPGLPAFNVVGLPDKAVTEARERVRSALIASGLALPPRRITVNLAPADLPKEGSHFDLPIALGLMAAIGAVPQDALAGVTVLGELALDGTIASVAGCLPAAVAAVARGHALICPEACGPEAAWASADLAIVAPRSLLQIANHLKGVQVLARPRPGLPDAVGAQPDLRDVRGQETAKRALEIAAAGGHNILLNGPPGAGKSMLASRLPSLLPPLGARELLEVAMIRSIAGELAGGRLSNRRPFRAPHHSASMAALVGGGARPRPGEIALAHNGVLFLDELPEFSAQALDALRQPLETGEAVIARANHRIAYPARFQLVAAMNPCRCGGGEAGHACRRGPRCAADYQARISGPLLDRIDLRLDVPAVSAADLMAPPALEDSATVAARVADARRRQASRFAALGLDGVSVNAHAPVALLEEVARPDAAGLKLLRDAADALKLSARGYHRVLKVARTIADLDGVETVGRIHLAEALAYRAAPASAAQAA; translated from the coding sequence ATGGTCGTGTGGGTCTCAACGGTGGCGTTCGAGGGCATCGATGCGCGGGCCGTCGACGTGCAGGTGCAGGTCGCGCCGGGCCTGCCCGCCTTCAACGTGGTGGGCCTGCCGGACAAGGCGGTGACCGAGGCGCGCGAGCGGGTGCGCTCCGCGCTGATCGCCTCCGGCCTCGCGCTGCCGCCGCGGCGCATCACGGTCAACCTCGCCCCCGCCGACCTGCCCAAGGAGGGCAGCCACTTCGACCTGCCGATCGCGCTCGGGCTGATGGCGGCGATCGGCGCCGTGCCGCAGGACGCGCTCGCCGGCGTGACCGTGCTGGGCGAGCTCGCGCTCGACGGCACGATCGCGAGCGTCGCGGGCTGCCTTCCGGCGGCGGTCGCGGCGGTCGCCCGCGGCCATGCGCTGATCTGCCCGGAGGCCTGCGGGCCCGAGGCCGCCTGGGCGAGCGCGGACCTCGCCATCGTCGCGCCCCGCTCGCTGCTCCAGATCGCGAACCACCTCAAGGGCGTGCAGGTGCTGGCCCGCCCCCGCCCCGGCCTGCCCGACGCGGTCGGCGCGCAGCCGGACTTGCGCGACGTCCGCGGCCAGGAGACGGCCAAGCGCGCGCTCGAGATCGCCGCCGCCGGCGGGCACAACATCCTGCTCAACGGGCCGCCTGGCGCCGGCAAATCGATGCTCGCGAGCCGCCTGCCGTCGCTGCTGCCGCCGCTCGGGGCGCGCGAGCTGCTCGAGGTCGCGATGATCCGCTCGATCGCGGGGGAGCTCGCGGGCGGCCGGCTGTCGAACCGCCGGCCGTTCCGCGCGCCGCACCACTCGGCCTCCATGGCCGCGCTCGTCGGCGGCGGAGCGCGGCCCCGGCCCGGCGAGATCGCGCTCGCCCACAACGGCGTGCTGTTCCTCGACGAGCTGCCGGAGTTTTCCGCCCAGGCACTCGACGCGCTGCGGCAGCCGCTCGAGACCGGCGAGGCGGTGATCGCCCGCGCCAACCATCGCATCGCCTATCCCGCCCGCTTCCAGCTGGTCGCGGCCATGAACCCCTGCCGCTGCGGCGGAGGCGAGGCCGGGCACGCCTGCCGCCGCGGCCCGCGCTGCGCCGCGGACTACCAGGCGCGGATCTCCGGCCCGCTGCTCGACCGCATCGACCTGCGCCTCGACGTGCCGGCGGTGAGCGCCGCCGACCTGATGGCGCCGCCCGCGCTCGAGGACAGCGCGACGGTCGCCGCCCGCGTCGCCGACGCCCGCCGCCGGCAGGCGAGCCGCTTCGCCGCGCTCGGGCTGGACGGCGTTTCCGTGAACGCCCATGCGCCGGTCGCGCTGCTGGAGGAGGTCGCCCGTCCCGACGCCGCGGGCCTGAAGCTGCTGCGCGACGCCGCCGACGCGCTCAAACTGTCGGCGCGGGGGTATCACCGGGTTCTCAAGGTCGCCCGCACCATCGCCGACCTCGACGGCGTGGAGACCGTCGGCCGCATCCATCTCGCCGAAGCCCTGGCCTACCGCGCGGCGCCCGCCTCCGCGGCGCAGGCGGCGTAA
- a CDS encoding efflux RND transporter periplasmic adaptor subunit codes for MSIAARSFRVLLTLVVFAAALAGGWYVWRAYADTPWTRDGRVRANVIQVTPDVSGAATDLTVQDNQTVKKGDVLFVIDQARYKLALDQAEATVDGRFGELQQRRKEADRRDKLTSAAVADEAREQARTAVVTAEAAWRQAIVERDVAKLNFDRTVVRSPVNGYVTNLLLNEGDYATAGKAAVAVVDSDSFYVAGYFEETKLRAIREGDPATARLMGHDGDLTGHVESVARAIVDRDNVTSADLIANVNPSFTWVRLAQRIPVRIKLDPLPAGVTLAAGMTATVVVHPATR; via the coding sequence ATGTCGATCGCCGCGAGGAGCTTTCGGGTCCTCCTCACCCTCGTCGTCTTCGCCGCAGCCCTCGCCGGCGGCTGGTACGTCTGGCGCGCCTACGCCGACACGCCGTGGACGCGGGACGGCCGCGTGCGCGCAAACGTCATCCAGGTGACGCCCGACGTCTCGGGAGCCGCGACCGACCTGACCGTGCAGGACAACCAGACGGTGAAGAAGGGCGACGTGCTCTTCGTCATCGACCAGGCCCGCTACAAGCTCGCGCTCGACCAGGCCGAAGCGACGGTCGACGGGCGCTTCGGCGAGCTGCAGCAGCGGCGCAAGGAGGCGGACCGCCGGGACAAGCTGACCTCCGCCGCCGTCGCCGACGAGGCGCGCGAGCAGGCCCGCACCGCGGTCGTCACCGCCGAAGCCGCGTGGCGGCAGGCGATCGTCGAACGCGACGTCGCGAAGCTCAACTTCGACCGCACCGTGGTGCGCTCGCCGGTCAACGGCTACGTCACCAACCTGCTGCTGAACGAGGGCGACTACGCGACCGCCGGCAAGGCCGCCGTCGCCGTGGTCGACAGCGACTCGTTCTACGTGGCCGGCTATTTTGAGGAGACCAAGCTGCGCGCGATCCGCGAGGGCGACCCGGCGACGGCGCGCCTGATGGGCCACGACGGCGATCTCACGGGCCATGTGGAGAGCGTGGCGCGGGCCATCGTCGACCGCGACAACGTCACGAGCGCGGACCTGATCGCGAACGTCAATCCGAGCTTCACCTGGGTGCGGCTGGCCCAGCGCATTCCGGTCCGCATCAAGCTCGACCCGCTGCCGGCCGGCGTGACCCTCGCAGCGGGCATGACCGCGACGGTGGTGGTGCATCCCGCTACGCGGTGA
- a CDS encoding DUF1656 domain-containing protein has product MIKEVDIFGVFVPPLLLYAALAGLIWQPLRIVLERTGFYRLVWHPALFNVSAYVLTLAAVVAVLM; this is encoded by the coding sequence GTGATCAAGGAGGTCGACATCTTCGGCGTCTTCGTGCCGCCCCTGCTGCTCTACGCGGCGCTTGCGGGCCTGATCTGGCAGCCGCTCCGCATCGTGCTGGAGCGGACCGGCTTCTACCGGCTCGTCTGGCACCCCGCCCTGTTCAACGTGTCGGCCTACGTGCTGACGCTGGCGGCGGTCGTCGCCGTCCTGATGTGA
- a CDS encoding FUSC family protein, with protein MSPIVRDRLIFAARTTLAAGLAAFVAFVVELPQASSSIMTVFIVSQPLTGMVLSKALYRVVGTVVGGVVAIAVTATLYDARELFVVAVSLWIAGCVFVSIYLRDAPASYGPLLSGYTVAIIAFPVLDAPDTVFLAALDRIAEIFVGLASATILSQVFFPRNAGRALRGSAETALASASRWAADTLRGRPDPAAVLRDRRALVANVATLDGLRIHASFDSATVRLSNRRIRLLHGRLISFLALVVAIHDRMEILRAERPERFAALAPTLAGAADAMAAGAPPAARAAAAKAVFAAAPDFAAMQAGAGAVLERTILVRVADLLALRDDLDGLSDLRAPETDRAAGEAPATLERYRDYQLAFTAAAAAFVALVGTFAFWILSGWVSGAGAVIFVAVMASLFAQADDPAAAAGGFTLMTAVGALVAGVYLFGVLPRLEGFEALALALAPLVFATAYAMSIPAYTLRALALGLGAINILSLSNVMAYDFAAYANTTVASLFGLGLATALLRVLRPIGTAWPVARLIAGLRRDLAEAAASREAPTRTAFESRMFDRINGLMARLDLGDPRQLALEQGALAALRVGLNTLALRRVVRGLPPAVGAPLAGALAELARHFRRLARREPSAPPLDRLDAALSAALAQGPADEAEAAELAVWIAALRSSLAQHPALFGAARGLGEAAA; from the coding sequence GTGAGCCCCATCGTCCGCGACCGCCTGATCTTCGCGGCGCGCACCACGCTCGCGGCGGGCCTGGCGGCCTTCGTCGCCTTCGTGGTTGAGCTCCCCCAAGCGTCGAGCTCCATCATGACGGTCTTTATCGTCTCGCAGCCGCTGACCGGCATGGTCCTGTCGAAGGCGCTCTACCGCGTGGTCGGCACCGTCGTCGGCGGCGTCGTCGCGATCGCGGTCACCGCGACGCTCTACGACGCCCGCGAGCTGTTCGTGGTCGCGGTCTCGCTCTGGATCGCGGGCTGCGTCTTCGTGTCGATCTATCTGCGCGACGCGCCCGCCTCCTACGGCCCGTTGCTGTCCGGCTACACCGTCGCGATCATCGCCTTTCCGGTGTTGGACGCGCCGGACACAGTGTTTTTGGCGGCGCTCGACCGCATCGCCGAAATCTTCGTCGGCCTCGCGTCCGCGACCATCCTGAGCCAGGTGTTCTTCCCGCGCAACGCCGGGCGCGCCCTGAGGGGCTCGGCGGAAACCGCGCTCGCCTCGGCCTCGCGCTGGGCCGCCGACACGCTGCGCGGGCGGCCCGACCCGGCCGCGGTGCTTCGCGACCGGCGCGCGCTGGTCGCGAACGTGGCGACGCTCGACGGACTGCGCATCCACGCCTCGTTCGACAGCGCGACCGTGCGGCTCTCCAACCGCCGCATCCGGCTGCTGCATGGGCGGCTGATCTCCTTCCTCGCGCTGGTCGTCGCGATCCACGACCGCATGGAGATTCTGCGCGCCGAGCGCCCGGAACGCTTCGCGGCGCTGGCCCCCACGCTCGCCGGCGCCGCGGACGCGATGGCGGCCGGCGCGCCGCCGGCGGCGCGCGCCGCGGCGGCGAAGGCCGTGTTCGCGGCGGCTCCCGATTTCGCCGCGATGCAGGCGGGCGCCGGCGCGGTGCTGGAGCGGACCATCCTGGTCCGCGTCGCCGATCTGCTCGCGCTGCGCGACGACCTCGACGGACTGTCCGACCTCAGGGCGCCGGAGACCGACCGCGCGGCGGGCGAAGCGCCGGCCACGCTCGAGCGCTACCGCGACTACCAGCTCGCCTTCACGGCCGCCGCCGCAGCCTTCGTCGCGCTGGTCGGCACTTTCGCCTTCTGGATCCTGTCGGGCTGGGTGAGCGGGGCGGGCGCGGTGATCTTCGTCGCCGTCATGGCGAGCCTGTTCGCCCAGGCGGACGATCCCGCGGCGGCGGCGGGCGGCTTCACCCTGATGACGGCCGTGGGCGCGCTGGTGGCGGGGGTCTATCTGTTCGGCGTGCTGCCGCGGCTCGAAGGCTTTGAGGCGCTCGCCCTCGCGCTCGCCCCGCTGGTGTTCGCCACCGCCTACGCCATGTCGATCCCGGCCTACACGCTGCGCGCGCTCGCGCTCGGCCTCGGGGCGATCAACATCCTGTCGCTGAGCAACGTCATGGCCTACGATTTCGCGGCCTACGCCAACACGACGGTCGCAAGCCTGTTCGGGCTCGGCTTGGCCACCGCGCTGCTGCGCGTGCTGCGGCCGATCGGGACGGCCTGGCCGGTGGCGCGGCTGATCGCGGGGCTGCGCCGCGACCTCGCGGAGGCGGCCGCAAGCCGCGAAGCCCCGACGCGCACCGCGTTCGAGAGCCGCATGTTCGACCGCATCAATGGGCTGATGGCCCGCCTCGACCTCGGCGACCCGCGCCAGCTCGCGCTGGAGCAGGGCGCGCTGGCGGCGCTGCGCGTCGGCCTCAACACCCTGGCGCTGCGCCGCGTGGTGCGGGGCCTGCCGCCGGCCGTCGGCGCGCCGCTCGCCGGCGCCCTCGCCGAACTCGCGCGCCATTTCCGCCGGCTCGCCCGTCGGGAGCCCTCCGCGCCGCCGCTCGACCGGCTGGACGCGGCGCTCAGCGCAGCGCTGGCGCAGGGGCCCGCCGACGAGGCGGAGGCCGCGGAGCTCGCGGTCTGGATCGCGGCGCTACGGTCGAGCCTCGCGCAGCATCCCGCCCTGTTCGGCGCGGCGCGGGGCCTCGGGGAGGCCGCGGCGTGA
- a CDS encoding MarR family transcriptional regulator: MSSRPSPSVVTDFGFGLTLAARRWRRTIDEALARYDLSDASWRPLLHLDRLGEGARQHDLAHSLGIEGPSLVRLLDRLAKAKLIERREDPTDRRAKTLHFTARGRDETARLKQVVAEVCAEMLEGAPAEEIAGATRLLARLAADRSPRS, from the coding sequence ATGTCGTCTCGCCCGTCGCCTTCCGTCGTCACCGATTTCGGCTTCGGCCTCACGCTCGCCGCGCGCCGCTGGCGCCGGACGATCGACGAGGCGCTCGCGCGCTATGACCTGAGCGACGCGAGCTGGCGCCCGCTGCTGCACCTCGACCGGCTGGGGGAGGGCGCCCGCCAGCACGACCTCGCGCACTCGCTCGGGATCGAGGGGCCCTCGCTCGTCCGCCTGCTCGATCGCCTGGCCAAGGCCAAACTGATCGAGCGCCGCGAAGACCCCACTGACCGCCGCGCCAAGACGCTCCATTTCACCGCGCGGGGCCGCGACGAGACGGCGCGGCTCAAGCAGGTGGTGGCGGAGGTTTGCGCGGAGATGCTGGAGGGCGCGCCCGCCGAGGAGATCGCCGGCGCGACGCGGTTGCTCGCGCGGCTCGCGGCCGACCGGAGCCCGCGCTCGTGA